One genomic segment of Anguilla anguilla isolate fAngAng1 chromosome 2, fAngAng1.pri, whole genome shotgun sequence includes these proteins:
- the znf750 gene encoding zinc finger protein 750, with amino-acid sequence MSAARERKPKKPHYIPRPQGKPFKYQCFQCPFTCNEKSHLFNHMKYDLCKNSISLVSKQVKPPALDPAPVRISAETKSATPPPQPAAVTASTVATSPPTAPLPREEGVALGPGAAPERKGGDEERARVLLGPAGGEQGPLEPKARLNGEDAGERRPPQPEALTRPSAFSPIARREADKDAAAAPAPQKSERFPSPSSAFYHPAPTWRPAQAFVAPPPAAATGPPPPPSFQHKLHPSQEKKAAPPHPAGVIPEYPTYLFPDPALHHPCFQPYLLHAGLHEQDRNHPIRPYFLDHQRPLLPRPVFPTHTLLPFPDHHYRYYHSLHQATPFPYGLYRPAEQHPPSFPETGPLPLEAYARHLGPGEYGMYPHAYAQADPHGRPPKDCAGSRGGPAGAAGQDQGEGKRPRMSPKVGCAASGSPDRPSATDFTQKDPRGSLQGPTQPASSHQSGDGIITAQPIGQPAILEPSQTEDDEHQSDRLSERQAEMSNSAPKESEKKEVEEDEEDDEDEGDDMLPLNLSKKDQAVGEPAVDLHSSRGSSPAVQSTPQDMPLNLSLRASPSHAPCVPLARSPAPEGLAHGSPGIRVRRPPLDDCPGDVETCDEQKQTAAFALCQLASSSQRSANAKSPPHTRSSDSGSPAPDPGVAAASPPEPRARVKGQKRSNSSDVDKNAQQQQTKRIKTSHPTRTLRKRPRCS; translated from the exons ATGAGCGCCGCGAGAGAGCGCAAGCCGAAGAAGCCCCACTACATTCCGCGGCCACAGGGCAAGCCCTTCAAGTACCAGTGCTTCCAGTGCCCCTTCACCTGCAACGAGAAGTCCCACCTCTTCAACCACATGAAGTACGACCTGTGCAAGAACTCCATCTCCCTGGTGTCCAAGCAGGTGAAACCCCCCGCCCTGGACCCCGCCCCCGTCCGCATCTCCGCGGAGACCAAGAGCGCCACGCCCCCGCCTCAGCCAGCGGCCGTGACCGCGTCAACGGTGGCGACCTCCCCTCCGACTGCGCCCCTCCCCAGGGAAGAGGGCGTGGCCTTGGGGCCCGGGGCGGCGCCAGAACGAAAGGGTGGAGACGAGGAGCGGGCACGGGTCCTGCTGGGCCCTGCGGGGGGAGAACAGGGCCCCCTGGAGCCCAAGGCCCGGCTGAACGGCGAGGACGCGGGCGAGAGGCGGCCGCCGCAGCCGGAGGCTCTGACCCGCCCCTCGGCGTTCTCCCCCATCGCCCGCCGCGAGGCTGACAAAGACGCCGCCGCGGCTCCCGCACCGCAAAAATCAGAgcgcttcccctccccctcttccgcCTTctaccaccccgcccccacctggAGGCCCGCCCAGGCCTTcgtggctcctcccccagcagcCGCCACCggcccacccccgccacccagCTTCCAGCACAAGCTCCACCCCTCCCAGGAGAAGAaggctgccccgccccaccctgctGGGGTGATCCCGGAGTACCCCACATACCTGTTCCCCGACCCCGCCCTCCACCACCCCTGCTTCCAGCCCTACCTGCTGCATGCCGGACTCCACGAGCAGGACAGGAACCATCCAATCCGGCCCTATTTCCTGGACCACCAGAGgcccctcctgccccgcccagtCTTCCCCACTCACACGCTCCTCCCCTTCCCGGATCACCACTACAGGTACTACCACTCGCTCCACCAGGCCACGCCCTTTCCATATGGCCTCTACCGACCGGCCGAACAGCACCCGCCCTCCTTCCCCGAAAcagggcccctccccctggagGCCTATGCGCGACACCTGGGGCCCGGAGAGTACGGGATGTACCCTCACGCGTATGCCCAAGCGGACCCCCACGGCCGACCCCCCAAAGACTGCGCGGGCAGCCGGGGGGGGCCTGCGGGGGCGGCCGGACAGGACCAGGGCGAAGGGAAGAGGCCCAGGATGAGCCCCAAAGTGGGATGCGCAGCCTCTGGGTCCCCCGACAGGCCCAGCGCCACCGACTTCACCCAAAAGGACCCCCGCGGCTCCCTCCAAGGGCCCACACAGCCTGCCTCTTCCCACCAATCAGGGGACGGAATTATCACCGCTCAGCCAATCGGACAGCCGGCCATCCTGGAACCCTCACAGACAGAGGATGATGAGCACCAGTCAGACAG ATTGTCCGAGAGGCAAGCAGAGATGTCTAATTCTGCCCCAAAAGAGTCTGAGAagaaggaggtggaggaagatgaggaagatgatgaggaCGAAGGAGACGATATGCTTCCACTCAACCTCTCCAAGAAGGACCAGGCTGTGGGTGAGCCGGCCGTTGACCTCCACAGCAGCAGGGGGAGCTCTCCCGCAGTGCAGAGCACGCCACAGGACATGCCCCTGAACCTGTCCCTGAGGGCGTCACCTAGCCATGCCCCCTGCGTTCCCCTCGCCCGCTCTCCTGCCCCCGAGGGCCTGGCCCACGGATCCCCGGGGATCAGAGTTCGCCGGCCGCCCCTTGACGACTGCCCCGGCGATGTGGAGACGTGTGACGAGCAGAAGCAGACGGCAGCGTTTGCCCTCTGCCAGTTAGCCAGCTCCAGCCAGCGCAGCGCGAACGCCAAATCCCCGCCCCACACGCGCTCCTCCGACTCGGGGAGCCCCGCCCCTGACCCGGGCGTCGCGGCAGCCAGTCCGCCGGAGCCGAGGgccagggtcaaaggtcagaagAGGTCCAATAGCAGCGATGTCGATAAAAatgcccagcagcagcagacaaaGAGGATCAAGACTTCACACCCCACTCGCACCCTGAGGAAGAGACCGCGCTGCTCCTGA